The following proteins are encoded in a genomic region of Ostrea edulis chromosome 7, xbOstEdul1.1, whole genome shotgun sequence:
- the LOC125654512 gene encoding uncharacterized protein LOC125654512, producing the protein MLHPRRSAQDVLLCDSCETFPLQCHCELCQINLCTNCVGKHLLDSSKRHNVVPFKQKKSTPNYPECPTHADKHCELYCEDCDVPVCSTCISDKHRGHILYDVLEKLGSKTQGLQNDLEELETRISPRYEEMASDVQTEKAKLETNYEKLTTAADQQEEIWHREITAIVNQVKSDIAEMKTKHMAALDKNTDEITHSITELKQMILNLKAILESNDISLISTYKSRNNEFRRLPPKVRVTLPSFSPQKINTDQLREMFGSLSPLSINTEEHGDTMKSPEAVPPTPVKPMKSPEAVSSPPVKPMKSPEAVSSPPVKPLLDEPRLTATIDTGYGEWKLYSVSCLNEDQVWTCGDNKTMKLLNLQSKLLTSIQTESGIRPWDIAVTRDGDLVYTDCNTVNIVKNKQIQTVITLQGWRPRYVCSTASDDLLVTMISDDKTQSKVARYSGSTETQSIQFDDQDRPLYSSDYNDKYISENRNLDICVADRTAKAVVVVNQSGKLRFRYTGHPSNTKQSFTPAGITTDSQSHILTAECRYNGSIHILDQDGQFLRYIHCDLHSPYRLCVDIRDNLFVAEYLTAKVKKIQYL; encoded by the coding sequence ATGCTGCACCCCCGGCGCAGTGCCCAGGACGTCCTTCTGTGTGACTCCTGTGAAACTTTCCCCCTACAGTGTCACTGTGAACTTTGTCAAATCAATCTCTGTACTAATTGTGTAGGAAAACATCTCTTGGATTCCTCTAAAAGACACAACGTTGTGCCCTTTAAACAAAAGAAGTCTACCCCTAATTACCCAGAATGTCCGACACATGCCGACAAACACTGTGAACTTTACTGCGAGGATTGTGACgttcctgtctgttctacctgcaTCTCAGATAAACATAGAGGTCACATTTTATACGACGTTCTGGAAAAACTCGGCTCTAAAACACAAGGATTACAAAACGATTTAGAGGAACTAGAGACCAGAATTTCTCCCCGctatgaagaaatggcgtcCGATGTCCAAACTGAGAAAGCCAAGTTAGAAACGAATTATGAGAAATTGACCACAGCTGCCGACCAACAAGAAGAAATCTGGCACCGAGagatcaccgccattgtcaaccaagTGAAATCCGACATTGCggagatgaaaactaaacatATGGCTGCCTTAGATAAAAACACGGATGAAATCACGCACAGTATTACTGAACTCAAACAAATGATTCTAAACCTGAAGGCAATATTAGAATCCAATGATATCTCTCTAATTTCTACCTACAAATCGAGGAATAACGAGTTCAGAAGATTGCCTCCTAAAGTCCGAGTTACATTACCAAGTTTctctcctcagaaaataaacacagaCCAGCTCcgtgaaatgtttggttctctgtcaccattatccattaacacagaagaacatggcgacacaatgaagtcacCAGAAGCTGTACCGCCTACTCCAGTCAAACCAATGAAGTCACCAGAAGCTGtgtcgtctcctccagtcaaaccaatgaagtcaccagaagctgtatcatctcctccagtcaaaccactgcttgatgaaccGCGactcaccgccaccatagacactgggtatggTGAATGGAAActatacagtgttagctgtctcaatgaagatcaagtctggacatgtGGGGATAACAAAACCATGAAGCtcctcaacctccagagtaaactactgacatcaatacaaaccgaGTCAGGGATCAGACCAtgggacatagcagtgacacgggacggagatcttgtttatactgactgtaacactgtaaacattgttaagaataaacagatacagaccgtgatcacactacaggggtggagacctcGCTATGTCTGCAGTACCGCCTCCgatgatctcctggttaccatgatcagtgatgatAAAACACAATCTAAAGTTGcgcgttactccggctccacagagacacaaagcattcagtttgatgatcaggatcgtcctctctattcatctgATTATAACGATAAATACATTagtgagaacaggaacctggatatctgtgtggctgaccgGACAGCTaaagcagtagtggtggtcaatcagtcaggaaaactccgatttagatacactggtcatccctctaataccaagcAATCATTTACTCCAgccggcatcactacagacagccagagtcacatcctgacagcagagtGTCGTTACAATGGtagtatccacatcctagatcaggacggacagttcctccgttacattcactgtgatttacACTCTCCATAccgtttatgtgtggacatcagagacaacctctttgtggctgagtatctcactgctaaagtgaagaaaatccaatatctataa